The Takifugu rubripes chromosome 7, fTakRub1.2, whole genome shotgun sequence genome has a segment encoding these proteins:
- the pou2f2b gene encoding POU domain, class 2, transcription factor 2 isoform X5 — protein sequence MFVPLPVPFVFQRTAPDLNAWRLKSPLALRSNSDIRMSKSAEMEKTGANSPLEGADSERNGPESNHQVQAMKLSPFPLSPNLNSSNKNKMEECGEMSPSLPLSHGPTPSQTALQHTQLMLTSSQLAGLTALLPAQQQLLLQQAQAQLLAAAVQQSNAAHAAHAAHAAAQANQQAQAAAATNHHAQQQQQQQQGGQTGQQAQSQSQGQGHNAQEQKTQSVPVPPPPPQLTLSQPIQLTAQDIQQLLQLQQLVLVPGHPLPSPAQFLLPQAQQGQQGLLSTPNLIPLPQQNQGSLLSAPGRMGLQSQRDKSAEVSSGGGMTTVSTVTSHPEEPSDLEELEQFARTFKQRRIKLGFTQGDVGLAMGKLYGNDFSQTTISRFEALNLSFKNMCKLKPLLEKWLNDAETMSIDSTLPSPSSLSSPTLGFDGIPGRRRKKRTSIETNVRVALERAFMTQNQKPTSEEIMLIAEQLNMEKEVIRVWFCNRRQKEKRINPSSATPPLPSQPPSAPATHKPPCYSPHMMSSQLPQAVTSLSSTTATTMSSVCPLTSSLASTHPSLSSAPSPVTPPPPPRSTASPATPSHSALSLNTGLWRMGKKNGDVSNYITDFAANLSPSSQWWPAASFQS from the exons ATATCAGGATGTCAAAGTcagcagagatggagaaaaCAGGGGCGAACTCCCCGTTGGAGGGCGCAG ATTCAGAGCGGAATGGACCTGAATCAAATCACCAG gTTCAGGCAATGAAACTCAGCCCCTTTCCTCTGTCACCAAACCTGAACAGCAGCAACAAG AATAAGATGGAGGAATGTGGTGAGATGTCCCCATCCCTTCCTCTGTCTCACGGACCGACCCCTTCACAGACAGcgctgcagcacacacagctCATGCTAACCAGCTCCCAGCTAGCAGGG ttgACGGCTTTGTtgccagcgcagcagcagctgctgctgcagcaggctcAGGCGCAGCTCCTGGCTGCGGCCGTGCAGCAGTCAAACGCAGCCCACGCCGCTCACGCCGCCCATGCAGCTGCCCAAGCCAATCAGCAAGCTCAGGCCGCTGCAGCAACAAACCATcacgcccagcagcagcagcagcagcagcagggggggcaGACAGGGCAGCAGGCCCAGTCGCAGTCCCAAGGACAGGGACACAACGCGCAGGAACAGAAGACCCAAAGTGTCCCtgtcccgccgccgccgccgcagcttACGCTCTCGCAGCCGATTCAGCTCACTGCCCAG GACATTCAACagttgctgcagctccagcagctggtgctggtgcctgGTCACCCGCTACCATCTCCTGCCCAGTTCCTCCTCCCACAGGCACAGCAGGGCCAGCAAG GACTCCTCTCAACACCAAATCTTATTCCGCTACCTCAGCAAAACCAGGGGAGCCTGCTGTCGGCTCCTGGCAGAATGGGACTCCAATCACAG CGAGACAAGAGCGCGGAGGTGAGCAGCGGTGGCGGCATGACGACGGTGTCCACGGTGACTTCGCACCCGGAGGAGCCCAgtgacctggaggagctggaacagTTTGCCCGCACTTTCAAACAGAGACGCATCAAACTGGGCTTCACGCAG GGAGACGTAGGCTTGGCTATGGGAAAGCTGTACGGCAACGATTTCAGTCAGACTACAATCTCCCGTTTTGAAGCCCTCAACCTGAGCTTTAAGAACATGTGCAAGTTAAAGCCACTGCTGGAGAAGTGGCTCAACGATGCAG agaccATGTCTATAGACAGCACCCTGCCAAGCCCCAGCTCTCTGTCCTCGCCCACTTTAGGCTTCGATGGGATTCCCGGTCGCCGCAGAAAGAAGAGAACCAGCATTGAAACGAATGTACGTGTGGCCCTGGAACGCGCTTTCATGACG cagaaccagaagcCTACCTCAGAGGAGATCATGCTGATCGCCGAGCAGCTCAACATGGAGAAGGAGGTGATCCGGGTCTGGTTCTGCAACCGCCGGCAGAAAGAGAAACGCATCAATCCCAGCAGTGCCACCCCTCCCCTTCCCAGCCAGCCCCCGTCTGCCCCGGCAACGCACAAGCCCCCCTGCTACAGCCCCCACATG ATGTCCAGTCAGCTGCCGCAGGCCGTGACCAGTCTGAGCAGCACAACAGCCACCACCATGTCCTCCGTCTGCCCCCTGACTTCCAGCCTggcctccacccacccctccctcagcTCTGCCCCGTCCCCGGTgactcccccccctcctccccgcaGCACGGCCAGCCCAGCCACCCCCAGCCACAGCGCGCTCAGCCTCAACACGGG CTTATGGCGCATGGGTAAAAAGAACGGTGACGTGTCTAACTACATCACCGATTTTGCTGCAAACTTGAG
- the pou2f2b gene encoding POU domain, class 2, transcription factor 2 isoform X7 → MFVPLPVPFVFQRTAPDLNAWRLKSPLALRSNSDIRMSKSAEMEKTGANSPLEGADSERNGPESNHQVQAMKLSPFPLSPNLNSSNKNKMEECGEMSPSLPLSHGPTPSQTALQHTQLMLTSSQLAGLTALLPAQQQLLLQQAQAQLLAAAVQQSNAAHAAHAAHAAAQANQQAQAAAATNHHAQQQQQQQQGGQTGQQAQSQSQGQGHNAQEQKTQSVPVPPPPPQLTLSQPIQLTAQDIQQLLQLQQLVLVPGHPLPSPAQFLLPQAQQGQQGLLSTPNLIPLPQQNQGSLLSAPGRMGLQSQRDKSAEVSSGGGMTTVSTVTSHPEEPSDLEELEQFARTFKQRRIKLGFTQGDVGLAMGKLYGNDFSQTTISRFEALNLSFKNMCKLKPLLEKWLNDAETMSIDSTLPSPSSLSSPTLGFDGIPGRRRKKRTSIETNVRVALERAFMTQNQKPTSEEIMLIAEQLNMEKEVIRVWFCNRRQKEKRINPSSATPPLPSQPPSAPATHKPPCYSPHMMSSQLPQAVTSLSSTTATTMSSVCPLTSSLASTHPSLSSAPSPVTPPPPPRSTASPATPSHSALSLNTG, encoded by the exons ATATCAGGATGTCAAAGTcagcagagatggagaaaaCAGGGGCGAACTCCCCGTTGGAGGGCGCAG ATTCAGAGCGGAATGGACCTGAATCAAATCACCAG gTTCAGGCAATGAAACTCAGCCCCTTTCCTCTGTCACCAAACCTGAACAGCAGCAACAAG AATAAGATGGAGGAATGTGGTGAGATGTCCCCATCCCTTCCTCTGTCTCACGGACCGACCCCTTCACAGACAGcgctgcagcacacacagctCATGCTAACCAGCTCCCAGCTAGCAGGG ttgACGGCTTTGTtgccagcgcagcagcagctgctgctgcagcaggctcAGGCGCAGCTCCTGGCTGCGGCCGTGCAGCAGTCAAACGCAGCCCACGCCGCTCACGCCGCCCATGCAGCTGCCCAAGCCAATCAGCAAGCTCAGGCCGCTGCAGCAACAAACCATcacgcccagcagcagcagcagcagcagcagggggggcaGACAGGGCAGCAGGCCCAGTCGCAGTCCCAAGGACAGGGACACAACGCGCAGGAACAGAAGACCCAAAGTGTCCCtgtcccgccgccgccgccgcagcttACGCTCTCGCAGCCGATTCAGCTCACTGCCCAG GACATTCAACagttgctgcagctccagcagctggtgctggtgcctgGTCACCCGCTACCATCTCCTGCCCAGTTCCTCCTCCCACAGGCACAGCAGGGCCAGCAAG GACTCCTCTCAACACCAAATCTTATTCCGCTACCTCAGCAAAACCAGGGGAGCCTGCTGTCGGCTCCTGGCAGAATGGGACTCCAATCACAG CGAGACAAGAGCGCGGAGGTGAGCAGCGGTGGCGGCATGACGACGGTGTCCACGGTGACTTCGCACCCGGAGGAGCCCAgtgacctggaggagctggaacagTTTGCCCGCACTTTCAAACAGAGACGCATCAAACTGGGCTTCACGCAG GGAGACGTAGGCTTGGCTATGGGAAAGCTGTACGGCAACGATTTCAGTCAGACTACAATCTCCCGTTTTGAAGCCCTCAACCTGAGCTTTAAGAACATGTGCAAGTTAAAGCCACTGCTGGAGAAGTGGCTCAACGATGCAG agaccATGTCTATAGACAGCACCCTGCCAAGCCCCAGCTCTCTGTCCTCGCCCACTTTAGGCTTCGATGGGATTCCCGGTCGCCGCAGAAAGAAGAGAACCAGCATTGAAACGAATGTACGTGTGGCCCTGGAACGCGCTTTCATGACG cagaaccagaagcCTACCTCAGAGGAGATCATGCTGATCGCCGAGCAGCTCAACATGGAGAAGGAGGTGATCCGGGTCTGGTTCTGCAACCGCCGGCAGAAAGAGAAACGCATCAATCCCAGCAGTGCCACCCCTCCCCTTCCCAGCCAGCCCCCGTCTGCCCCGGCAACGCACAAGCCCCCCTGCTACAGCCCCCACATG ATGTCCAGTCAGCTGCCGCAGGCCGTGACCAGTCTGAGCAGCACAACAGCCACCACCATGTCCTCCGTCTGCCCCCTGACTTCCAGCCTggcctccacccacccctccctcagcTCTGCCCCGTCCCCGGTgactcccccccctcctccccgcaGCACGGCCAGCCCAGCCACCCCCAGCCACAGCGCGCTCAGCCTCAACACGGGGTAA